ACctgtattattattttctccTCCCGGTACTGTAATAACTGCAGCAAATACCACAGTGGCAATGAGCGTTGCAACAAGCATGCATGAAGTTGCAGTGCTCTTCATCCACTTCTCTCCTTCTTTTAACAACTTCTTGTGCTCCTCAGCAAATAGCTCCTTGGGTGTTTGGTTTTTTGAATTCCTCATCTTAATATATGAAGGTGGCACAATTTTTTCCACTGCCTATAATGGACGTTGAATCAAAGTTATACTGATACAAGATAATCAATAGAAGGTCCAATTCAAGCTATTACAAAAATATCACTTTCAAAACTGTTATTTGCAATTAACCCAAATAAATGGAAGGCAAATGATTACAGTTATTATTTACCTGAAACCACAATAGCTCTCTTTGCATTTGAAGTGCAGCTCCTGATACAATTTGACGTCGACTAAGTGGTGCCAAGTTTCCAGCTAGATGCAGGATATTAttgttatcattattatttttatccttATATGCTGCTATCAAATCTTTAATTGCTCCAATCTCATATATTAGATTAAAGATGGCCTCCTGACGATAAAGAACCGCAATATGAAACAAACTTCGATTATTTTGATCAACTTTCCATATCAGATCAGGATATGCGCGAATAAGGATAATCAGAAACTCTACATTGCCTAATTCTGCCGCATCAAAGAGTAGTTTTGAAGGtgttttaataagttttgaaatttccCTGTCTTGCAAATGTAGAACATGTTCCCAAAGTTTTTTGACTAGTTGATGGGCTAACGTCTGCATCAGATCTTTGTGATATATCCATTCGAAACCTATAGGTAGAATTAAATGTTAATTCAAATATAGAATTACacaaaaatgacataaaataaaTGAGATGTCTATTCTAA
This portion of the Castanea sativa cultivar Marrone di Chiusa Pesio chromosome 7, ASM4071231v1 genome encodes:
- the LOC142642624 gene encoding uncharacterized protein LOC142642624 isoform X4, giving the protein MQTLAHQLVKKLWEHVLHLQDREISKLIKTPSKLLFDAAELGNVEFLIILIRAYPDLIWKVDQNNRSLFHIAVLYRQEAIFNLIYEIGAIKDLIAAYKDKNNNDNNNILHLAGNLAPLSRRQIVSGAALQMQRELLWFQAVEKIVPPSYIKMRNSKNQTPKELFAEEHKKLLKEGEKWMKSTATSCMLVATLIATVVFAAVITVPGGENNNTGVPIFLREKWFFIFLISDAIALFSSSASIIMFLSILTSRYAENDFLISLPTRLMFGISTLFISIATMVLAYTGAIFLIHDHKYVWVPTLIVFLACATVTLFAWQHFHLWVDTIRSTYWSRFLFRPFKHRLYN